Proteins found in one Sorghum bicolor cultivar BTx623 chromosome 1, Sorghum_bicolor_NCBIv3, whole genome shotgun sequence genomic segment:
- the LOC110435866 gene encoding uncharacterized protein LOC110435866, producing MVANKRSGGAISRSLNENKRTCSAREATKSSLSDGLWDSKDGVWSKLSEQVALNLSKSVVSLVLSDGDTVLFASSGIAIECHGHVSRFLTSAGLVRALNNEENGHDNVKIEVHHKGRAVTGFLEEYDLDYDIAVVKITSFLDVQKVLLHRALRAMLHSEVVAVGHDISGKIMAKSGKLTCDPRGYEDCELMFSTCKLSEGWEGGPLFDFFGNFLGMNLLSSMGGSFFMPKDIIMERLEYFRTSLQRNAFLGWTKYLKAVMIRGLADDILEGDLLDSKQGVWGKLSEQVTLNLSKSVVSLVLSDGHNVLFASSGIAIECNANVSRFLTSANLVRALNNEEKGHANVKIEVRHKGRAITGFLEEHNLDYDIAVVKIMSFLDAQNVPLHSAPPILPNSKVVAVGHDSSGKIMATDGKLTCGPSVCKYGESLMSSTCILSKVWEGGPLFDFSGSFVGMNLFSSTEGSFFMPSNIIIEWLGQLRISQERNAFLSRVKYLKMVRVGGHTNDIPEAYRDALTDQEYEVHKMLGYPRPSKRDMILVNSFETAFGDVYDKDDRQGVWKLLEKRVSKGISRNVVSLASFNGNTRFFACTGFFIDWDDKCQDNNVSTILTSASLVRNSDPFDGENKVIDGLKIEVKHPKGPLLEGSLIHYNLDYNVALVSVKRLKSYSACPLAICKRNLIYESSKVVSVGCCFQTGKLMASGGKLVAWSGSLDCKLLIYSTCEITKAGIGGPLVDFDGNFIGMNFYDPKLGTPAVSCDDIVDVLERFKEKWTGGVDSLSNPNGVGGVQGDCSVSLNWWPVPRPYWRQPDEPEKSYLDEYERGVLDSGSKFEYVGGYIYILK from the exons ATGGTGGCCAATAAAAGGAGTGGTGGTGCTATCTCAAGAAGCTTAAATGAGAATAAAAGAACCTGCTCTGCACGAGAGGCAACCAAGTCATCGCTTTCAG ATGGATTATGGGACTCTAAGGATGGCGTCTGGAGCAAGCTGAGTGAACAAGTTGCTTTAAATTTGTCTAAAAGCGTTGTCTCACTTGTTTTATCAGATG GAGACACAGTGCTATTTGCGTCCTCTGGCATTGCTATAGAGTGCCATGGACATGTTTCGAGGTTTCTGACTTCCGCAGGTTTGGTTAGAGCTTTAAACAATGAAGAAAACGGACATGATAACGTGAAG ATTGAAGTGCATCATAAAGGAAGGGCTGTCACAGGGTTTCTTGAAGAATATGATTTGGATTATGACATTGCGGTTGTCAAAATTACATCCTTCCTTGATGTTCAAAAGGTACTTCTCCACCGCGCCCTGCGCGCTATGCTCCACTCTGAGGTAGTAGCTGTTGGACATGACATCTCTGGCAAAATAATGGCCAAAAGTGGGAAGCTTACTTGTGATCCAAGGGGATATGAAGATTGTGAACTTATGTTCTCTACTTGTAAATTATCTGAG GGTTGGGAGGGCGGAccactttttgatttttttgggAACTTTTTGGGCATGAACCTTTTGTCATCTATGGGAGGATCCTTTTTCATGCCAAAGGATATAATTATGGAGCGGCTGGAGTATTTTCGGACATCTCTGCAAAGGAATGCATTTCTGGGATGGACAAAATATTTGAAGGCGGTGAT GATCAGAGGACTCGCAGATGATATCCTTGAAG GTGACTTGTTGGACTCTAAGCAAGGTGTATGGGGCAAGCTGAGTGAACAAGTTACTTTGAACTTGTCTAAAAGTGTTGTCTCGCTTGTGTTATCTGATG GACACAATGTGCTATTTGCATCCTCTGGCATAGCTATAGAGTGCAATGCGAATGTTTCAAGGTTTCTAACTTCGGCAAATTTGGTTAGAGCTTTAAACAATGAAGAAAAAGGACATGCTAATGTGAAG ATCGAAGTGCGTCATAAAGGGAGGGCTATCACAGGCTTTCTCGAAGAACATAATTTAGATTATGACATTGCAGTTGTCAAAATCATGTCCTTCCTTGATGCTCAAAATGTACCTCTCCATAGCGCACCACCCATTCTGCCCAATTCTAAGGTAGTTGCTGTTGGGCATGACAGCTCTGGCAAGATAATGGCTACAGATGGGAAGCTTACTTGTGGCCCAAGCGTATGTAAATATGGTGAATCTCttatgtcctcaacttgtataTTATCAAAG GTTTGGGAAGGTGGGCCACTTTTTGATTTTTCTGGGAGCTTTGTTGGCATGAACCTTTTTTCATCTACGGAAGGATCTTTTTTCATGCCAAGTAATATAATTATCGAATGGCTGGGGCAACTTCGGATATCACAGGAAAGGAATGCATTTCTGTCACGGGTTAAATATTTGAAGATGGTGAG GGTTGGAGGACATACAAATGATATCCCTGAAG CATATAGAGATGCTCTCACTGACCAGGAATATGAGGTTCATAAAATGTTGGGTTATCCCAGGCCGTCAAAGA GGGACATGATCTTGGTAAATTCTTTTGAAACGGCTTTTGGTGATGTGTATGATAAGGATGATCGTCAAGGTGTCTGGAAGCTACTAGAGAAAAGAGTTTCTAAAGGAATATCTAGAAATGTTGTCTCCCTTGCTTCTTTCAATG GAAATACGAGATTCTTTGCTTGCACAGGATTTTTTATTGATTGGGATGACAAATGTCAAGATAACAATGTTTCTACTATTCTGACATCTGCGAGCTTGGTTAGAAATTCTGATCCTTTCGATGGTGAGAACAAGGTTATTGACGGTTTGAAG ATTGAAGTGAAACATCCAAAAGGACCACTACTAGAGGGGTCACTAATACATTATAATCTAGATTATAATGTGGCTCTAGTCAGTGTCAAGAGACTCAAGAGTTATAGTGCCTGCCCTCTTGCAATTTGTAAACGCAATTTGATATATGAGTCTTCTAAGGTGGTGTCTGTAGGGTGTTGCTTTCAAACGGGCAAATTAATGGCTTCAGGTGGGAAACTGGTTGCCTGGTCAGGCTCGCTTGATTGCAAATTGCTTATCTACTCCACATGTGAAATCACCAAG GCTGGGATTGGAGGGCCTCTTGTTGATTTTGATGGGAATTTTATTGGCATGAACTTCTATGACCCGAAATTGGGCACCCCGGCTGTGTCTTGTGATGATATTGTTGATGTCCTAGAACGTTTTAAGGAAAAATG GACTGGTGGAGTTGACAGTTTGTCTAATCCAAATGGTGTGGGTGGTGTTCAAGGAGATTGCAGTGTTAGTCTGAACTG GTGGCCAGTGCCTAGGCCATATTGGCGTCAGCCAGATGAACCTGAGAAGTCTTATTTGGATGAATATGAACGTGGGGTCCTAGACAGCGGCAGCAAGTTCGAGTACGTTGGTGGATACATATACATTCTGAAGTAG